Proteins encoded together in one Corallococcus soli window:
- a CDS encoding 2-keto-4-pentenoate hydratase encodes MTSTADVMTLAQTLDAARRERREIPPLTHAHPNLSVPDGYAVQAQGIRLREAQGERRVGLKMGFTSEAKRQQMNLGSPIFGVLTDRMLVPSGGVVHVGAGIHPRIEPEIAFRTSRELKGTVTRDEVLDACSAVFAAMEVLDSRFVGFKYFSLPDVVADNASSSLFVPGTTERGVRELDLTKLQMRMEVNGRVEGEARSDAISGDPVVSLIQLCALLAERGEVLPAGSLVLSGAATAAYLMKPGDVVKLTVDGLGTVEVTARE; translated from the coding sequence ATGACCTCCACGGCGGACGTGATGACCCTGGCACAGACCCTGGACGCGGCGCGGCGCGAGCGGCGTGAAATCCCCCCGCTGACGCACGCGCACCCGAACCTGTCCGTGCCGGACGGCTACGCGGTGCAGGCGCAGGGCATCCGGCTGCGCGAGGCGCAGGGCGAGCGGCGCGTGGGCCTGAAGATGGGCTTCACCTCCGAGGCGAAGCGCCAGCAGATGAACCTGGGCTCGCCCATCTTCGGCGTGCTGACGGACCGGATGCTCGTGCCGTCGGGTGGCGTGGTGCACGTGGGCGCGGGCATCCACCCGCGCATCGAGCCGGAGATCGCCTTCCGCACGTCCCGGGAGCTGAAGGGCACGGTGACGCGCGACGAGGTGCTGGACGCGTGCTCGGCGGTGTTCGCGGCCATGGAGGTGCTGGACTCGCGCTTCGTGGGCTTCAAGTACTTCAGCCTGCCGGACGTGGTGGCGGACAACGCGTCGTCGTCGCTCTTCGTGCCCGGCACCACCGAGCGCGGCGTGCGCGAGCTGGACCTGACGAAGCTCCAGATGCGCATGGAGGTGAACGGCAGGGTGGAGGGCGAGGCGCGCTCGGACGCCATCTCCGGGGACCCGGTGGTGTCGCTCATCCAGCTGTGCGCGCTGCTCGCGGAGCGCGGCGAGGTGCTGCCCGCCGGAAGCCTGGTGCTGTCGGGCGCGGCCACGGCCGCGTACCTCATGAAGCCGGGCGACGTGGTGAAGCTCACCGTGGACGGACTGGGCACGGTGGAGGTGACGGCGCGGGAGTAG
- a CDS encoding bestrophin family protein translates to MIVGRMLSWRIVLRYTGLPVALHVLLALAIAIGYDVLGAEWLSVPALPVTVLAAALGVLLAFRNNSAYERWWEARTLWGGIVNASRTLARQVITFLPAPRAHRSDGTVETPSAASRMVQMAVEPEGPALAPVWSQVGDGAVRDQLGKARDLRKPGAPRANLATFEHPPSNWSQPRGVITGAFEGITEDARELIYAQIGFVNALRCHLRRQDPFPEIWPFFRPSLLEALRDEQNVPAAILLWMSTRMRRVYSDIEHPEKVYLRVAMDETLTELTNHLGACERIKNTPLPRQYDILPHAMVRAYLTMLPLGVVADLGVLTPLVTAIIAFLFIAMDAVGRDVEDPFEDGLSDTPMTALCRTIEINLRQMLGETELPPPLQPKDGLLY, encoded by the coding sequence ATGATCGTCGGTCGGATGTTGTCCTGGCGCATCGTCCTTCGCTACACGGGCCTGCCCGTCGCGCTCCACGTCCTCCTCGCGCTGGCCATCGCCATTGGTTACGACGTGCTGGGCGCGGAGTGGCTGTCGGTGCCCGCGCTGCCGGTGACGGTGCTGGCGGCGGCGCTGGGCGTGCTGCTCGCCTTCCGCAACAACTCCGCCTACGAGCGCTGGTGGGAGGCGCGCACCCTCTGGGGCGGCATCGTGAACGCCTCCCGCACGCTGGCCCGGCAGGTCATCACCTTCCTGCCCGCGCCCCGGGCCCACCGCAGCGACGGCACCGTGGAGACCCCCTCGGCCGCGTCCCGGATGGTGCAGATGGCGGTGGAGCCGGAAGGCCCCGCGCTGGCGCCCGTCTGGTCCCAGGTGGGCGACGGCGCGGTGAGGGATCAGCTCGGCAAGGCGCGCGACCTGCGCAAGCCGGGCGCCCCGCGCGCGAACCTGGCCACCTTCGAGCACCCCCCGTCCAACTGGAGCCAGCCCCGGGGCGTCATCACCGGCGCGTTCGAGGGCATCACCGAGGACGCCCGCGAGCTCATCTACGCGCAGATCGGCTTCGTGAACGCGCTGCGCTGCCACCTGCGACGGCAGGACCCCTTTCCGGAGATCTGGCCCTTCTTCCGCCCGTCGTTGCTGGAGGCGCTGCGCGATGAGCAGAACGTGCCCGCCGCCATCCTCCTGTGGATGTCCACGCGCATGCGCCGCGTCTACAGCGACATCGAGCACCCGGAGAAGGTCTACCTGCGCGTCGCCATGGACGAGACGCTCACGGAGTTGACCAACCACCTGGGCGCGTGCGAGCGCATCAAGAACACGCCCCTGCCCCGCCAGTACGACATCCTCCCGCACGCCATGGTGCGCGCCTACCTCACCATGCTGCCCCTGGGCGTCGTCGCGGACCTGGGCGTGCTCACGCCGCTGGTCACCGCCATCATCGCGTTCCTCTTCATCGCCATGGACGCGGTGGGCCGCGACGTGGAGGACCCGTTCGAGGATGGCCTCAGCGACACGCCCATGACGGCCCTGTGCCGCACCATCGAAATCAACCTCCGGCAGATGCTGGGGGAGACGGAGCTGCCCCCGCCCCTCCAGCCGAAGGATGGCCTGCTGTACTGA
- a CDS encoding FAD/NAD(P)-binding protein: MNLRQDVIIIGAGASGTLLAACLLRGARAPLRVTLVEKGERVGRGVAYSTTSARHLLNVPAGRMSAWVEEPEHFLRWLREEAPQTPPSAFAERRRYGQYLEAVLKEAARRAAPGVHLETVRDEVTAAVDTGDGVTLTLASGATLEARGAVLALGNALPADLRVPDGGLYASARYHRSPWSPGAMEGIGPEEPVLLIGTGLTMVDTVLSLGERGHRGRVHALSRHGLLPHVHRASGAGAPAAAEPLRIRELLRSVRREMDRCRHAEAATHAASSQEPCAAPFSTLRIRDVLRAMRQEVDAQVAAGADWRAAVDALRPVTTPLWQRLTDAERQRFLRHLRAHWEVHRHRMAPEIHAALEGWRREGRLLLHAGRVLGFQVEPDGVTVRLRPRGQREPQALRVGHVINCTGPESSLSSRSQPLLRGLLEAGQARADALGMGLATAGDGAVLDARGRPSAHLFTLGPPRRGDLWETTAVPEIRAQARDLADHLLRHLGTSRSAATPAPGAP; the protein is encoded by the coding sequence GTGAACTTGCGGCAGGACGTGATCATCATCGGCGCGGGTGCCAGCGGGACGCTGCTGGCGGCGTGTCTCTTGCGCGGCGCCCGTGCGCCCCTGCGCGTGACCCTGGTGGAGAAGGGGGAGCGCGTCGGGCGCGGGGTGGCGTACTCCACCACCAGCGCGCGGCACCTGCTCAACGTGCCGGCCGGCCGCATGAGCGCCTGGGTGGAGGAGCCGGAGCACTTCCTGCGCTGGCTGCGCGAGGAGGCGCCGCAGACGCCCCCTTCCGCGTTCGCCGAGCGCCGCCGCTATGGCCAGTACCTGGAGGCGGTGCTGAAGGAGGCGGCCCGGAGGGCCGCGCCGGGCGTGCACCTGGAGACCGTGCGCGACGAGGTGACGGCGGCGGTGGACACCGGGGACGGGGTGACGCTGACGCTCGCGAGCGGCGCGACCCTGGAGGCGCGGGGCGCGGTGCTGGCCCTGGGCAACGCGCTGCCCGCGGACCTGCGTGTGCCGGACGGCGGGCTGTACGCGAGCGCCCGCTACCACCGCTCGCCGTGGTCGCCCGGGGCGATGGAGGGCATCGGGCCCGAGGAGCCGGTGCTGCTCATCGGCACGGGGCTCACCATGGTGGACACGGTGCTGTCGCTGGGCGAGCGCGGCCACCGGGGACGCGTGCACGCGCTGTCCCGGCACGGCCTGCTGCCGCACGTGCACCGCGCCTCCGGAGCCGGGGCGCCCGCCGCCGCGGAGCCCCTGCGCATCCGGGAGCTGCTGCGCTCGGTGCGCCGGGAGATGGACCGCTGCCGCCACGCGGAGGCGGCCACCCACGCCGCGTCTTCCCAGGAGCCGTGCGCGGCGCCCTTCAGCACGCTGCGCATCCGCGACGTGCTGCGCGCGATGCGCCAGGAGGTCGACGCGCAGGTGGCCGCGGGCGCGGACTGGCGCGCGGCGGTGGACGCGCTGCGGCCGGTGACGACGCCCCTGTGGCAGCGGCTGACGGACGCGGAGCGCCAGCGCTTCCTGCGCCACCTGCGCGCGCACTGGGAAGTGCACCGCCACCGCATGGCCCCGGAGATCCACGCGGCGCTGGAGGGCTGGCGGCGCGAAGGGCGGCTGCTGCTGCACGCGGGCCGGGTGCTCGGCTTCCAGGTGGAGCCGGACGGCGTGACGGTCCGCCTGCGCCCCCGGGGCCAGCGCGAGCCCCAGGCGCTGCGCGTGGGCCACGTCATCAACTGCACCGGCCCCGAATCGAGCCTGTCCTCGCGCAGCCAGCCGCTGCTGCGGGGGCTGCTGGAGGCGGGGCAGGCGCGCGCGGACGCGCTGGGCATGGGGCTGGCCACGGCCGGGGACGGCGCGGTGCTCGACGCGCGAGGCCGGCCCTCGGCGCACCTCTTCACCCTGGGGCCGCCCCGGCGCGGGGACCTGTGGGAGACCACCGCCGTGCCGGAGATCCGCGCGCAGGCGCGGGACCTGGCGGACCACCTGCTGCGACACCTGGGGACCTCCCGGAGCGCGGCCACGCCCGCGCCGGGCGCGCCCTGA
- a CDS encoding sterol desaturase family protein, with amino-acid sequence MRGPGFLAYMLTNYALNAVGHGNTEWLPKRFVTSWVGRVFFTPTFHAMHHARYQGHYGLYTVLLDRWFGTTFEDYPQVHARARDGEGLTRMGERLPAGPSPLPAPAAPEARPAL; translated from the coding sequence ATGCGAGGCCCCGGATTCCTGGCCTACATGCTGACGAACTACGCCCTCAACGCGGTGGGCCACGGCAACACGGAGTGGCTGCCGAAGCGCTTCGTGACGTCCTGGGTGGGCCGCGTCTTCTTCACGCCCACGTTCCACGCGATGCACCACGCGCGCTACCAGGGTCACTACGGCCTCTACACGGTGCTGCTGGACCGGTGGTTCGGCACCACGTTCGAGGACTATCCCCAGGTGCACGCCCGGGCCCGTGACGGAGAGGGCCTCACGCGCATGGGGGAGCGGCTGCCCGCGGGCCCGTCCCCCCTGCCCGCTCCCGCCGCCCCCGAGGCGCGACCGGCGCTGTGA
- a CDS encoding sensor histidine kinase: MTLRAKVGRLAAMTRRRSTLRQAFQGLGTGPAAILRSGQEAPRADNHLLEETVRERTAALEAANAKLSSSLEQLHATQAQLLFADRLIALGRIAAGVGHEINNPLAFILSNLEYIHQELQQKERLSEQDRQEILEALAETRDGAERIRLIVRDLQTLSRAEDVGSGPAELAAVVRTAAKMAMHELRHRARLVVECDGVPPVQGNGSRLGQVFLNLLLNAAQSIPPGNAEANEVRVVARPGAPGHVLVEVRDTGCGIAPEHRERIFDPFFTTKPLGVGTGLGLAVCHGIVTSLGGTLTMESSPGQGSIFRVCLPVAGAFVQTPRSQADWT; the protein is encoded by the coding sequence ATGACGTTACGAGCGAAGGTCGGGCGGTTGGCCGCGATGACGCGACGGCGGAGCACCTTGCGGCAGGCCTTCCAGGGCCTGGGCACCGGGCCCGCGGCCATCCTGCGCTCCGGCCAGGAGGCGCCCCGCGCGGACAACCACCTGCTGGAAGAGACGGTGCGCGAGCGCACCGCGGCGCTGGAGGCCGCCAACGCGAAGCTGTCCAGCAGCCTGGAGCAGCTGCACGCCACGCAGGCCCAGCTGCTCTTCGCCGACCGGCTCATCGCCCTGGGCCGCATCGCGGCGGGCGTGGGTCATGAAATCAACAATCCGCTGGCCTTCATCCTGAGCAACCTGGAGTACATCCACCAGGAGCTCCAGCAGAAGGAGCGCCTGTCGGAGCAGGACCGGCAGGAGATCCTGGAGGCGCTGGCGGAGACACGCGACGGGGCGGAGCGCATCCGGCTCATCGTGCGCGACCTGCAGACGCTGTCGCGCGCGGAGGACGTGGGCTCGGGCCCCGCGGAGCTGGCGGCGGTGGTGCGCACGGCGGCGAAGATGGCCATGCACGAGCTGCGGCATCGCGCGCGCCTGGTGGTGGAGTGCGACGGCGTGCCCCCGGTGCAGGGCAACGGCTCCCGGCTGGGCCAGGTGTTCCTCAACCTGCTGCTCAACGCGGCGCAGTCCATCCCCCCGGGCAACGCGGAGGCCAACGAGGTGCGCGTGGTGGCGCGCCCCGGAGCGCCGGGCCACGTGCTGGTGGAGGTGCGCGACACCGGCTGCGGCATCGCCCCCGAGCACCGCGAGCGCATCTTCGACCCCTTCTTCACCACCAAGCCGCTGGGCGTGGGCACCGGCCTGGGGCTCGCGGTGTGCCACGGCATCGTCACCTCGCTGGGCGGGACGCTGACGATGGAGAGCTCGCCCGGCCAGGGCAGCATCTTCCGCGTGTGCCTGCCGGTGGCCGGGGCCTTCGTGCAGACGCCGCGTTCTCAGGCAGACTGGACCTGA